The following coding sequences lie in one Delphinus delphis chromosome 9, mDelDel1.2, whole genome shotgun sequence genomic window:
- the INSIG1 gene encoding insulin-induced gene 1 protein isoform X1: MPRLDDHPWSGPCAKGAKHRSHLRASARGLEAKVGEMITSSVSGPSPLVAHSARGADPAHGPGSAAVGGHGSSGHITSWHHHLVQRSLVLFSVGVVLALVLNLLQVQRNVTLFPEEVIATIFSSAWWVPPCCGTAAAVVGLLYPCIDSRLGEPHKFKREWASVMRCVAVFVGINHASAKLDFANNVQLSLTLAALSLGLWWTFDRSRSGLGLGITIAFLATVITQLLVYNGVYQYTSPDFLYIRSWLPCIFFSGGVTVGNIGRQLAMIGLTVQVTPGKQFTCFRAADWEDDHLC, translated from the exons ATGCCCAGACTGGACGACCACCCCTGGAGCGGTCCCTGCGCTAAGGGCGCGAAGCACAGAAGCCACCTGAGGGCCAGTGCCAGAGGGCTGGAGGCCAAAGTGGGAGAAATGATCACCTCCTCAGTGTCAGGCCCCTCTCCCCTGGTGGCCCACAGTGCCCGGGGCGCTGACCCGGCTCACGGGCCCGGGAGCGCTGCTGTGGGAGGCCATGGCAGCAGCGGCCACATCACCAGCTGGCATCACCACCTGGTGCAAAGGAGCCTGGTGCTGTTCTCAGTGGGCGTGGTCCTGGCCCTGGTGCTGAACCTGCTGCAGGTCCAAAGGAACGTCACCCTGTTCCCTGAGGAGGTCATCGCCACCATCTTCTCCTCCGCCTGGTGGGTTCCCCCGTGCTGTGGGACAGCAGCTG CTGTCGTCGGCTTGCTTTACCCCTGCATTGACAGTCGCCTTGGAGAGCCACACAAGTTTAAGAGGGAGTGGGCCAGTGTGATGCGCTGTGTCGCAGTTTTTGTTGGTATCAATCACGCCAGTGCT AAACTGGATTTTGCCAATAACGTTCAGCTCTCCTTGACGTTAGCAGCCCTGTCTTTGGGCCTTTGGTGGACATTTGACCGTTCAAGAAGCGGCCTTGGGCTTGGGATCACCATCGCCTTCCTCGCCACTGTGATCACTCAGCTGCTGGTGTACAATGGTGTCTATCA GTACACGTCCCCGGACTTTCTGTACATCCGCTCCTGGCTCCCGTGCATCTTCTTCTCGGGAGGTGTGACCGTGGGAAACATAGGACGACAGCTAGCCATG ATTGGGCTGACTGTACAAGTGACTCCTGGAAAACAGTTCACCTGTTTTAGAGCAGCAGACTGGGAAGATGACCACTTGTGTTGA
- the INSIG1 gene encoding insulin-induced gene 1 protein isoform X2: MPRLDDHPWSGPCAKGAKHRSHLRASARGLEAKVGEMITSSVSGPSPLVAHSARGADPAHGPGSAAVGGHGSSGHITSWHHHLVQRSLVLFSVGVVLALVLNLLQVQRNVTLFPEEVIATIFSSAWWVPPCCGTAAAVVGLLYPCIDSRLGEPHKFKREWASVMRCVAVFVGINHASAKLDFANNVQLSLTLAALSLGLWWTFDRSRSGLGLGITIAFLATVITQLLVYNGVYQYTSPDFLYIRSWLPCIFFSGGVTVGNIGRQLAMGVPEKPHSD, encoded by the exons ATGCCCAGACTGGACGACCACCCCTGGAGCGGTCCCTGCGCTAAGGGCGCGAAGCACAGAAGCCACCTGAGGGCCAGTGCCAGAGGGCTGGAGGCCAAAGTGGGAGAAATGATCACCTCCTCAGTGTCAGGCCCCTCTCCCCTGGTGGCCCACAGTGCCCGGGGCGCTGACCCGGCTCACGGGCCCGGGAGCGCTGCTGTGGGAGGCCATGGCAGCAGCGGCCACATCACCAGCTGGCATCACCACCTGGTGCAAAGGAGCCTGGTGCTGTTCTCAGTGGGCGTGGTCCTGGCCCTGGTGCTGAACCTGCTGCAGGTCCAAAGGAACGTCACCCTGTTCCCTGAGGAGGTCATCGCCACCATCTTCTCCTCCGCCTGGTGGGTTCCCCCGTGCTGTGGGACAGCAGCTG CTGTCGTCGGCTTGCTTTACCCCTGCATTGACAGTCGCCTTGGAGAGCCACACAAGTTTAAGAGGGAGTGGGCCAGTGTGATGCGCTGTGTCGCAGTTTTTGTTGGTATCAATCACGCCAGTGCT AAACTGGATTTTGCCAATAACGTTCAGCTCTCCTTGACGTTAGCAGCCCTGTCTTTGGGCCTTTGGTGGACATTTGACCGTTCAAGAAGCGGCCTTGGGCTTGGGATCACCATCGCCTTCCTCGCCACTGTGATCACTCAGCTGCTGGTGTACAATGGTGTCTATCA GTACACGTCCCCGGACTTTCTGTACATCCGCTCCTGGCTCCCGTGCATCTTCTTCTCGGGAGGTGTGACCGTGGGAAACATAGGACGACAGCTAGCCATG GGTGTTCCTGAAAAGCCGCATAGCGATTGA